The Bombus terrestris chromosome 9, iyBomTerr1.2, whole genome shotgun sequence genome contains a region encoding:
- the LOC100645994 gene encoding uncharacterized protein LOC100645994, with product MRSATRYREARPSLFASLFVVLVVFVIGVRGLKNISIDIPLAVAAGTTVNMSCEYDLESDTLYVMKWYYKGSEFFRYVPKELPPTSTFGELGNKVILNKSDDHRVVLRDLQPNYTGKYLCEVSGDSPSFTTLVDLAYMHVANLPNGEPQVRVEKVRYAVGDTVRANCTVPSGNPPANVTWTVNGVPVNSSFIMNVTDKLSDNQQIMCIAGLDFEIIPDSFNNGRLHIVCNANVFHLYKKQAGVFLIEERPRLASVLGTRESSYIGGAATQFKEWFLDVAVTLLLCSFR from the exons gtGTACGCGGACTTAAGAATATATCTATCGATATTCCATTGGCTGTAGCAGCTGGCACGACCGTCAATATGAGTTGCGAATACGATTTAGAATCAGATACTTTATACGTAATGAAATGGTACTACAAAGGTTCTGAATTTTTTCGATACGTTCCTAAAGAGTTGCCACCGACAAGTACTTTTGGAGAATTGGGTAATAAGGTTATT CTAAATAAAAGTGATGATCATCGTGTAGTTTTAAGGGATCTGCAGCCAAACTACACTGGGAAATATCTCTGCGAGGTTTCTGGCGATTCTCCATCATTCACTACTTTGGTAGACCTTGCTTACATGCATGTGGCTA ACCTCCCGAATGGCGAACCTCAAGTAAGAGTCGAGAAGGTGCGGTATGCAGTAGGAGATACTGTGCGTGCAAACTGCACTGTTCCTTCGGGAAACCCTCCGGCAAATGTGACGTGGACTGTCAATGGGGTACCG gTGAATTCCAGTTTTATAATGAACGTAACGGACAAGCTCAGTGACAATCAGCAAATAATGTGTATCGCAGGATTGGATTTCGAGATTATACCAGATAGCTTTAACAACGGAAGATTACATATTGTTTGCAACGCTAATGTCTTTCATTTGTATAAAAAACAAGCTGGTGTTTTTTTGATCGAGGAACGGCCACGTTTAGCATCTGTACTAGGAACTCGGGAATCTTCTTACATTG GAGGTGCAGCAACACAATTTAAAGAATGGTTCTTGGATGTCGCAGTTACGCTGTTGCTGTGCAGTTTTAGATAA